The genomic window CAGTTGTCGCAATCTGGCGGATGTGGCGCGCTTGCAAGAGCAAGGACTGCACTGTGTACAGCTTGATGTGACTGACAGCGCTTCCATTCATCAGGCTATTGCTCAGGCGCTAACCTTATGTGATGGCAAAATTGATGTGCTGTTTAACAACGCGGCTTATGGTCAATGTGGCGCGTTGGAAGATCTGCCGACTCAGGCACTGCGTGCGCAATTGGAAACTAATTTGTTTGGCTGGCACGAACTGACCAAGGCGATTATTCCGCTGATGCTGGCGCAAGGCGGTGGCAAAATCATTCAAAACAGTTCTGTGCTCGGCTTAGTGGCAATGAAATATCGCGGCGCTTATAACACCAGCAAATTTGCTTTGGAAGGTTATACCGATACTCTGCGTTTGGAGTTGATGGATACACCTATTTCAGTAAGTTTGATAGAGCCGGGGCCAATTGTCAGTAAATTTCGAGAAAATGCGCTGCATGCTTTTGAAAATACTATTGATATTGCCCACTCTCGCCATCAGAAAAACTATCAAAATACCATTGATAGGTTGGGCAAAGCATCACCGAGTAATCGCTTTACTCTGCCTCCAGAGGCGGTGCTTAAACCGGTACAAAAAATACTAAACAGTGCCAAACCTAAAGCGCGCTATTACGTCACTCAGCCTACCTATATATTTGGTTTTCTGCGCCGTGTTTTGCCCGTGGCGTGGCTCGATAAGCTATTGGTAAAAAGCGATTGATTACAGGTCGAGCTAGTTATTCACCCATCCATAACTGCTGATTAGGATCGTCTTGCTCGCACCAGCTAATATCTTGTCTTGCTTCTAAATACAGTTGCACCCCATGATAAAGCTGAAAGGCAAGTACGCCGCCTAAATGTTCATGCTCATCAAAAAACGCATCTTCGCATTGTTGCAACTGAGCAAGAGTGCGAATGTTGCGACTCATCACCCATACAATCGCTTCTGGCTGAGCCGTTTCACCTTGAATGTTCACTTCGCGCACATCCTCCACAGAAACAGCTTTTACTGCCAATAATGGCGATGTTTGGCTGTTATCACGGAAAATAGTGTCTTTATCGGACTGTTGCAGGGCAATTTCGGCTAGCACTTGCTCTGCTTGCCTCTTAGTAATGGAGGGATATAAACGGGCAATGCGCAGTGCGTATGCCAGTTGCTTTTGACCTAATAGCGCCACTAACTCATCAAATAAGTGCTTGTTAAGTGATTCTGACTTTTGATAAAAATCCACGGCGGTTTGAAAATTGATAAAACGCGCACCGTCAAATTCAAATCCGTAGCTATCATCAATAATATCCAGTGGCACACCATTGAGCGCCAAAGGCCAGCCCGAAAAATCCACTCGCCCTTTGGCTATTTCATACATCATCCAAGCGCTATCAGTGAAGCCTTTAAATGAAGTGCCTTCTAACTGAGTTTCAGCAAGCTCTTGTTTGGTCCAGTTTATGCCTATGCCTAAATGCTTAGCGTAACGCTTCATCAAGGCGTTGGTCACTTGCAGCTGTAAATCCCACACCGAATCGGTCACACAACTGCTAGCGATGGTTTTACACTCTTGGCAAGCCGGTAATTGCAATGGTGTATGCGCCAGCACAGCCGAAGGTCTAGTAGGGAAATTAACAGCCACATTGCTAGGCTCACCGCAAAACCAACAAGTATGTCGATAATTAAAAGGGATATCGATGGCTTCATAATTTAGCATGTTGAAGATTCCAGAACCAGTTGTAATACTTGCAAAAATTTATCTTCTATTATGGGTTTAACTAGCACAGCGTTGGCGCCCGCAGACATAAATGCCTGCTCGGTAGATTGATAACCATCGGCGGTACACGCCACCACTGGCGTAGTAATATTGAGTTCTTCGCGCAGCTTTTTGGTCACTTCAATGCCGTCCATTTTCGGCATTTGATTGTCCATGAGTATCAAATCATAACGCTGCGATTGTACCTTGGCGATCGCTTGCAAGCCATCAGTAAC from Vibrio neonatus includes these protein-coding regions:
- a CDS encoding SDR family oxidoreductase, with translation MKESILITGCSSGIGYHCAVQLHQAGYKVIASCRNLADVARLQEQGLHCVQLDVTDSASIHQAIAQALTLCDGKIDVLFNNAAYGQCGALEDLPTQALRAQLETNLFGWHELTKAIIPLMLAQGGGKIIQNSSVLGLVAMKYRGAYNTSKFALEGYTDTLRLELMDTPISVSLIEPGPIVSKFRENALHAFENTIDIAHSRHQKNYQNTIDRLGKASPSNRFTLPPEAVLKPVQKILNSAKPKARYYVTQPTYIFGFLRRVLPVAWLDKLLVKSD